In the Halococcus sediminicola genome, CGTCGGCAAGTCCGCGAGAAAGGATGTTGACGGCGGCGTTCGCGTCCCGGTCGGCGGTGAATCCACACGCTGGACACGAGTGTTCGCGCACCCAGAGCGGTTTGTCGGTGGTGACACCGCACCGGGCACACTCTTTGGTCGTTCCCGCTGGTTCGACCGCCACGAAGTGCGTGCCTTCGCGCTCGCACTTGTACTCAAGCATCCGCTGGAACTCTCCCCACGCGGCGGACGCGGTGTTCCGGCTGTTCGATGAGCTTTCAAGCATTCCACCGATGCTCAGGTCTTCGATCGCCACGAGATCGTACTCGCGGGCGTAGTACGCCGAGACACGGTGGAGGAAGTCACGGCGTTTTCGCTTCAGGTCGGCGTAGCGTTCAGCGACCGTCCGGCGTTGCCGTTCCCATTTGGCCGACCCGTGTTCCTTCCGCGAAAGCTTCCGGCGTTCGCGGTCGAGGCGGTTGCGTTCGTCGGCGAGGTCAAGCGACCCGAGCGCGAAACCGTCGGTATCGTGAGCGAACTTCAGGATACCCACGTCGACGCCGACGCACCGTTCCGGTTCGTCGGGCTTTGTGGGTGGTTCGCGGTCCACTTCGACGCCAAAGGTGGCGAACCACTCGCCCGTGGGTTCTTGCTTCACCGCGACCTGCTTGAGTCGTCCGTCGTCGGGTATCTCGCGGTGGAGTTCGATGGGAATGTCACCGATTTTCGAGAGGTGGTGGTCCCTACGGCGACTGCTTTTCAGCCAGTCGCAGCAAACCACGTCGCGGAAACAGGAAGCCCTACCCTCAAGCGCGAGCCGTCAGGCGAGCGGTAGGGTGGGGAGGATGTCACCGTGAGGTGTTTGCCAGCATCATCCCTATCACCGCTGACTACGATGTCTGGCTAATGAGCCACGATCATGAGCGAGAGAATCAAACTGTAGATGGTCGTCATCCGCTTTTAACTGGCGTCGAGGGCGGACTCTTTGCCACCGTGGTTATGACACTCTTTCGTGAGCCAACGGCGCGAGCGTTGCCCCCAACTGCTGAATTTCTCGCGCGCTACCTCAGCGGCGAACAGGCGGACTACCCAGTAGCGGCATTTGTCTTACATCTGCTATACGGAATTGGTGCAGGGATCGTCTTTGTTCCGATTTTCACGACTATGATCGGGGAGACTGACGAACCCGAGACAGTTGGATTAGTCACTGGAGCGATCTACGGTCTTGCAGCTTCAGTATTCGGTGAACGGGTCGTGCTTGCGCGGATGCTCAATATGAAGTTGGATACCGATGAAGCGGCGGTCTTCTATGCCGGTCATCTCATCTACGGGCTCACGCTCGGCGTGTGGGTCGGCTCACGGTCATGGTTCAGTCATTCGTGAATCGGTTCAGCAGCGTTGGTAAGTAACCTCAACCGTATTCCGTCCATACCCACCTACGAGAGCTCCGACACCGACCATAGTATCGTTCGATTCGGTGATAGCTCAGCCCCAAAGTCAGGGCAGTGTCTAGTCAAAATGTAATTATTTCTGGGAGTACGGGCGCTTGATATCGATTCGAAGCTGCTGCTCGCTGAACCAGTTATCCTCGCTGCGGCGAAGACCATCCTGTATCCCAATATTGAGAATCAACCACGCCGGTATGTAGTCACCGATACGCAGTTCACACTTGACTCGTTGGGGGAGCCGGTCGATCCCGTAACACAGGCGATCACCTCTCTGGTGAAGAGGTTCACACAGTAGTGGAATACTCGACTGACGAGTACGGAAGCAGGATCCGCCCCGCTGTGGAGCGCGATGCCACTGCCGATATCTGGGTGTCGACCTATGGCGACTCGTACTGTTTTGTCGGGAGCCTCCTTGCCGACGCGGTGAATCATTGGAAGACCGCCTGATGCGACCGGAAGACGCCGATGCTTTCGAACACGGCAGCCGTCTCTCGTAGCGAAATGCCTGTTGAGTAGAGCCGCATCGCGAACGCTCTGAGGGCGTTCGCGGTGCTCTCCTCGTCCCAACACTCAATAGACGGCGTTGCACAGTCTCCGTGAGCAGTTCTTGGAGCGTCATCATACTCGAACCAAGAACTGCTCATACTTTGATTAGACAGTACTGAATCAATATAAGTCAGAATTCTGAATGAATAGTCGCTGTTTGGAGGTGAGTACTGAGCTACAGCTATTCACGGGAGTCCTAACCGTTGAGTATCTTTCCACCGTTGAGATGGAGGGTCTGACCGCTCATGTAGGACGAATCGTCAGAAGCGAGATAGACGTAGGCAGGCCCGAGTTCGGCGGGTTGACCTGGACGACCCATCGGTACGTCCGTTCCGAACTCTTCGACGAGTTCTGGATCGTACTGACCCATCGTCGCCGGGATGAGTGGCGTCCAGATCGGCCCTGGAGCGACTTGATTGACACGGATGCCCTCGCTGGCCACTTGCTGCGAGAGCGAACGCGTAAAGCCAGCGATTGCACCTTTCGTCGACGAGTAGTCGATGAGCATATCATTGCCGAGAAACGCGTTGACGGACGTTGTATTGATGATTACATCGCCGGCTTCAAGATGGGGAAGAACCGCTCGCGCCATGTAGAAATAGCCGTGCATATTGATTGCAAACGTTTCTTCCCACTGTTCATCACTGATTTCGGTGAGGTCGGTCTTCACGACTTGCTGAGCAGCGTTGTTGACAAGGATATCGATACCGCCGAAGCTATCGAGTGTTTCCTCAACAGCAGCTTGACAAAACGCGCTCTCACGCACATCTCCATCGAACAGGAGACAGTCTTGGTTTTCCCTCTCGACCATTTCTTTCGCTTCCTCGGCGTCCTCGTGTTCGTCGAGATAGACGATGGCAACGTCTGCACCCTCACGAGCGAAATGGGCTGCGACGGCGCGCCCGATTCCACTGTCTCCACCAGTGACCATTGCAACGTCGCCAGCTAATTTGTCACTTGATTGGTAACCATCACGAATGAACTCCGCAGATGGGTGCATCTCATCTTCGAGGCCCGGCTGACGATCTTGCTTCTGTGCATCGATTTGCTGTGCTTTCTCGCTCATCATCTCTCAGTCTGGTCCTCAGTACGTAATCCTGCGGCCTGCGGTTGCGTGGGCTCACAACTAACGGACAAAATTGCGCTGTTACTGAAGGTTGATACGCTGACGGTCGACACCGACATAGGCTTGCTGTTCAATATATTCGCCAGACTGCAGGATATGTAGTGCCATTCCGACCGCACGATGATTCCCATCCGCAATGTAGGGACGTCCGTTTTCATCGCCTACTACAATCAGTTCCTCCAGTTCCGTTTCACTGGAGACGTTGTCGGCGAAATCAGCGACCTTTGTGAGGTTTTTCGGCACCTCGTTGTCGAATGCATCAAGATTGTCGGCAGCAAGGATTCGCTCGGCGATGCTTTCGATGAGGCCACCCTTAGCGACTGCCCGCCACCCTTCGTTCTCAGGCCCTCTAACGACTTCGAGACCACGAAGTTCGTGTTCAGAAAGCACCAGTCGATACCAGTTGCGATCAGCCTCACCAAAAATCGACTCTGCGAGGGGCTTGCGGTCAACTAAAGCATCAAGTAGCTCTTTTCGGTCGTCAAGTGTATCTGGATCAAGATTGTCCTCAGTGTCTTCTTCAATCTCTTTGCGCAGCCAGTATCGGATCACTTCGGTCTCTGCAACTGATTCAGGTTCTTCGGATTCAATCCGGTAGGTTACGTCCATTGGGGATCTCTAGCTGAGGGAGTTCAAGGTTCTCGTCTTAGCGGGCAAAGCTTCTGGCTTGCAAGTAAAGGCCAGACAGCTGCGAGAATCCTAGCAAACCCAGATGATTGTTTGAAGTATCGTCACCACTAGATCTATCGGATAGGTCTCGTTTCTGAGGGAGTTGTGAGGACTATGAGTTGCCCTGAGATGGTTCTGAAAGGAGCAAATCGTTGGAAGACTGCAGGAATGGATTGAAGCTCGCATACACAGCTCTACTGCCTATTAAAGTGACATTCAGGGTTAAAAGTGAGGATGCGGTGACCAGTACAGCCGAAGAGTTCCTTATTCAGGGTGTACAAGAGACAGGGTATAAATCACTAGATATCGGTGTCGTTTCTACCTTCGTTATACCACCATTGAAATGCTTGGCGAGCGAATTCCGTTGGGTTCTCATTGAGCTGCTTTTCTGCTTCAGCGTCATTCTTTCCGACCTCATGATAATAGTGATGAATTGCAGCTCCGTTTTCCGTTAGAGGAAGCCCTTCTTCTCTCAATTCTGCAGTCGTTTCGGCCAGTCCGGCGACTTCTAAGAGGTTACGATCTTCGGGTTCACCTCGTGCAGCGACAAGGTTATCATATCCGCCTCTGTCTTCTGCTTCGGAAGCGCTGTAGACCGGTATTAGAAGAGTTGTAAAGGCATCAGGATCAATGTCAAGCTGCTCTACGTTGTCTATTGCCTCTTGATAATCACTCATACTGAGTACTTCGTCTCTCTGTACTTGGCTTTTTCTCCGGCTTTAGCTTACGAGTTTATAATTGCAAAATTAACCCAGAGATTTTTGTTTGTACTCATTCACGTGAGTTATTGGTTAGTAAACGATATAATTTTTGAAGACAAGACTGCGACCGAAGAGATCGCCACCACTGTCGAAATAACTGACGAATATAATATATAATATGGAAATGCATGAATTACTTGCGCACTAGGTAGACGGTTCAGGGAGGAATGGAAACTCACCTGAACCGCTGCCAATGGAAGTGTGGGCACTGCACCACGACATCGTGGTGCGTCTCGAGACAGGAAATCACGGGCAGGTGGATTTCCTTTCCTGTGACCACTCAGTGCCTATCAGCTATCCTGCTAATAGGCACTTGTCCTTTAGCACCCAGGGATACGAGCCTTTAGCCTGAACTTGAAAGTTGTTCTCGTCATCTTCGACATTGAGGACAGACTCCGTCTTCGAGATATGGTGTGAGTACCGAATCGCCACAACGGTCGCACTCTTTAGTTGCCTATACGCACGTCGGAATCGCTCGGAGAATGCCTGATGGCTGATGTCGAGTTGATTGGCGAGTTCCCCGCTGGTGACGCTCCGCGGGATATTGTAGTAGCCCATCTCGAAGGCTGCTACCAGTGCCTCGTCCTGTTCATCGGTCAGCCAGTCACGCCCCTGTTGTTCGCTGTTGAACGAACTAATCGCTTCCAAGTCGGGTTCGCAACCAAGGTACTCTAACACCTCGTGCGCACGGGCGATTCCCTCCGGATTGGATGATAGCAAGCGGAGCTTCCACTGGCCCGCACGCCCGTGTGCAGCCAGTAGCGTAATTCCCTCGGCGACGAGTTCCTCGATAAGCTGGCGAGCGCGACCGTCCAATGTCACACGATACTGTCGGGCGTCTTCTCGCGCGCTGAACTCTTCGGTAGTCGCAATCGCTGGATCGGCACGGGGTGCGGTATCGAGCACCCTCCGGTCACATTCTGCTTTAACCAGCACCAACCCGTGGGTGTCTGGGTTAGCGACAGTAGGTTCAAGGCTGACCTGTGCGTCCGGGATGTGCTCGAACACCGGGGCGAGGGCGAATCTCCCGGCGGCCAGT is a window encoding:
- a CDS encoding SDR family oxidoreductase — protein: MSEKAQQIDAQKQDRQPGLEDEMHPSAEFIRDGYQSSDKLAGDVAMVTGGDSGIGRAVAAHFAREGADVAIVYLDEHEDAEEAKEMVERENQDCLLFDGDVRESAFCQAAVEETLDSFGGIDILVNNAAQQVVKTDLTEISDEQWEETFAINMHGYFYMARAVLPHLEAGDVIINTTSVNAFLGNDMLIDYSSTKGAIAGFTRSLSQQVASEGIRVNQVAPGPIWTPLIPATMGQYDPELVEEFGTDVPMGRPGQPAELGPAYVYLASDDSSYMSGQTLHLNGGKILNG
- a CDS encoding helix-turn-helix domain-containing protein; amino-acid sequence: MAESLFARPPARTEIESATTARVALAAGRFALAPVFEHIPDAQVSLEPTVANPDTHGLVLVKAECDRRVLDTAPRADPAIATTEEFSAREDARQYRVTLDGRARQLIEELVAEGITLLAAHGRAGQWKLRLLSSNPEGIARAHEVLEYLGCEPDLEAISSFNSEQQGRDWLTDEQDEALVAAFEMGYYNIPRSVTSGELANQLDISHQAFSERFRRAYRQLKSATVVAIRYSHHISKTESVLNVEDDENNFQVQAKGSYPWVLKDKCLLAG